The nucleotide sequence GAAGTGTGGAAAAATTCCCAACATTTGCGGAGAACCTGAGTTGCAGCCCTAACAACATGACCCTACCCTACCCAATATATTTGTAACTTAACCATGGTTTGAATATATACACTATAATATtagtactattattaaaaaatgaacaaatgtTGATTAGTTGATGATGCATGCATGATTCCCCACACACACGCACTCCTACTTTTCACCACTATATTATGCATAATAATTAAGTTTTCTTTCTTCACATGATTAACTAAAACCTGCAAGATATAAGACCATACAGTGTTACATTTATCTATCTAGTAGTAAAttgaagatatatatatatataataaaatgagttgcAACGGTTGCCGAGTTTTGAGAAAGGGATGCAGTGAGGATTGCATGTTACGAGATTGTCTAACGTGGATACAAAATCCACAAGCACAGGCTAACGCCACTGTCTTTGTCACCAAGTTCTTTGGCCGTGCCACCCTCATGTCTTTCCTTTCACCTGTTCATCCCAACCAAAgatcatgtatatatatatatatatatactactcggataaataaaagttgatgtatctggtTCAAAAgaatatacaaatttctaacatgtattaattaattcaattatatTACAGGTTTGTTCCAGTCGCTTATGTATGAAGCTGTTGGGAGAACTATAAATCCAGTAAATGGAGCAGTTGGGCTGTTATGGACTGGAAAGTGGCAATTCTGTCAACTTGGTGTTGAACAAGTGCTGAGAGGTAACGGCGGCGCGTTGACGGCACTCCCTGATCAGTTGTTAGGTGTGGATCATGATAGTAGTTCAATTCATCATCAATATCACCAACAGCAATCTGGGTTGATGTCATACTCTAGAGTGGTGAAAAACCAAGCAGAAAAGCAACGTGCGGGGACACATGAGTCAGAGGAATCGGAGTCTTCCACGTTGGGAAGTAGAACAAGAACAGAAGATTGTTCTTATGTTTATGCTAATTCTCAAACTCAAAGGAACCAACTCCTTACACTATTCTTATGATCGATCTCATgccttttttctttatttattcttaattttgaaattaatatccCATAActttatatattgaaaattgctCTGTTCAGAGTATTATGGTAAATAATTGTCACCACCAAGTATTTTTCTATAATCcatcctctaaaaaaactatttttctgCAATAACCAGTGAATTTGGTTTTGGTAgctataatatattttgtcgtTGATATTCCTCTAAAATCACTAGTTTTAGTCATATCATTTATTTGTacaaataaatagaataaaatttcttttatagTTAAACAAAATTAGAGTAGTTACATACATATACAATTACAAACATATATGACACCACAAATATTAGAGTAAaccatgaaaagaaaaaagataattagAGGTTTGAAGCCGAAAACAAGGAGTTGTAACTCCCACATAATCAGCAAAATCTAAAAAACTAATATGAATCGGATGTTGTTCATATGATATCACATTTAAACCTTTTTCATAGCTAAACGAAGTTAGAGCATCCTCACATTTGTTTGCTTCATAATAAGACTAAGAGTGACACACTTTCATTACTCAATCCAATTCTAGCCACTTGATTATCCGTCACATCAATCTAGCATCTTAAAAACTACATTCCTCTTTAGATGATACTATAAAGTATGTGCGACCTTTGAATCTACATGCAGCTGTACCCGTCTAAAACCGCAAGATTCAATTTCTCTAATACCAAAGGCCATGTGACATGCCCTACCAcactcttcaaaaaaaaaaaaaaaacttaagacaACAAAGTATTATCTAACAACGATGAGCTTGAAAAATGATATTACAATTTACTAGCCTCTACAAACTCAATTTTTTACATGTCACAAAGGGGCAACTCAGCTATCTTTaccttatattaaaaataaaaaaactatctttaccttttttttattgtcttaaATATTTCCCATTAATAATATAAAGTGTTCAACACTATATACTATATTCAAATTGGTCTTGGGTTGCGTCATGTTAGTGGTTCTTTCATGTACTACAACTATGTATGAAAATATTCGTCTACCCTGATCTAGTCTAAACCTTGATTTACCCATAAGAGGTAAAACTTTTTCCCTTGCATTGgctagaattttgttttttcacaaCTGGTaatttctcttcttttgttCGCTATAGCTACTAATGTGAATGTACATATGTCAAGTCGTAGATACCCATGAAGATTATACAAGTGAAAATTTCACTAAAAATAGTGATAATTCTACGACTAAACGTGAAATAGCAAAGAATGGGAAATATATACCAATAATAATGTCACGGgcattgattcttcaagttggcattgaatcaaatcaaataatgctAACTTTTTCCAGTAGTCACGAATGGGCTGTTTCACCAAATTTTACCAAAGTTGTAAATGCATGTGTcccacttttaaaaaaaaaaatgcaggcaAGCAATTTACTACTGATTCTGTTTCAGTACATCCAAAAATATTACACATTTACTCAAGTCAGAATCCTTTACATTAAATATCGAACTTAACACTTTAAATAACTTAGTTTATCTATAGCAACTATTAACTATAactattaataaaggcaatacttAATTTTCGTGTAGCCTATTTTTACTTCCTAAAATACCCTTGACAGTTTGAGTTTGAATTTAAGTGACATCCTTTCACGGTTACTAATATTCATAATAACTCCTTAAAACCAACTACTCCACTAACATACTTCCCTTTTTTTTCCTACTTTTTATTGAAGAACTTGGACTTTCATGATTGATGGTAGTTTATATTTGCCAATTACTAATAGCAATACAAAGCGACAAAATTCATCTAATGGAAACAAAGGTTGATTGAAAAAGACAAAATCACTTGCAGAAGAGGAAAGGAGGACATTGTCAAGTATGTATGAAAAgtttaatatcgtttaaaatttgtttgtgaATAATGTTTATTGCACAgaatttacttttaatgaatggCGTGTAACATATCGGATGTATGTTGATGTCTGACACCTACACATTTGATTATgttcaataaatttatttatgtgtcATTACTGTGTCTGGTATCGATGTATGTGTATGTGCTTCATAAGTGTAGACTATGTTTTCTATTGGGAAACCTAAAAGCGCAACAATATGACAACCCTTCATCATGATCATTCTTTTCCACGCGGAACGGTTAGTACTCCATTTCTTTCGTTTTATTTTGATCCCATTTTTGTTATCTtggtatttatttatgttttctatcttgcattttttcttattagtctctaattttttagagaattgtTAACATATTTTTCGATGGACATGTATGGTTCCCTTCACCGTAAGTGTGTTTTAcaagaattaattttttatatttagtcATCTATAATCTATATCTTTTTCTATAATCTAAAACATCTATATGGAGGACAGGGACCTTTAATCTGGATTTTTATCATTCCAATTCTTTCTTAGCAAGTGATCGTTATTACACTTGGTCTTGAAGAggcaaagaaaatataaagaaatagGAAACGAGTAGGGTATCAATGCCATGTTTTTCAACTGCTAGTTCTGCGATAGGGAAATGGGAACATTTTGGTGGCAGTGAAGAAATCACAAAGCAGTCGGTGCGTGGGGGCTAAGTTTTTAACTAGGAGATGGCGGTGGTCATGCTATGTTGATGGCGCGGTACGGCAGATGCGGTTACTAAGAAAACTTTCAtgttctttcttctcttcagaAAAGGTAGATACTGCTCTTCTCTCAATAAGATGTAGGTCTTTTTGTTcgggttatatttttttatctattctTATTTGGCTATTATGTCCAGGGTA is from Medicago truncatula cultivar Jemalong A17 chromosome 1, MtrunA17r5.0-ANR, whole genome shotgun sequence and encodes:
- the LOC11415147 gene encoding LOB domain-containing protein 38, encoding MSCNGCRVLRKGCSEDCMLRDCLTWIQNPQAQANATVFVTKFFGRATLMSFLSPVHPNQRSCLFQSLMYEAVGRTINPVNGAVGLLWTGKWQFCQLGVEQVLRGNGGALTALPDQLLGVDHDSSSIHHQYHQQQSGLMSYSRVVKNQAEKQRAGTHESEESESSTLGSRTRTEDCSYVYANSQTQRNQLLTLFL